Proteins encoded in a region of the Bombyx mori chromosome 21, ASM3026992v2 genome:
- the LOC101741924 gene encoding E3 ubiquitin-protein ligase ariadne-1 isoform X2 has protein sequence MDSEDDTKDDVDSGNESSGDDVDFAMDVETHSTRERQTELEEYPYEVLSTEEIVQHMVDCIKEVNTVVEIPATTTRILLNHFKWDKEKLMERFYDGDQDQLFSEARVINPFRKPVIQRPKLPRRISTSGMEECEICFSVLPTSIMTGLECGHRFCTQCWCEYLTTKIMEEGLGQTIACAAHACDILVDDATVMRLVRDSRVKLKYQHIITNSFVECNRLLRWCPSPDCSNAIKVAYVEAAPVTCRCGHTFCFACGENWHDPVRCCLLRKWIKKCDDDSETSNWIAANTKECPKCNVTIEKDGGCNHMVCKNQNCKADFCWVCLGPWEPHGSSWYSCNRYDEDEAKAARDAQERSRAALQRYLFYCNRYMNHMQSLRFESKLYASVKEKMEEMQQHNMSWIEVQFLKKAVDILCQCRQTLMYTYVFAYYLRKNNQSVIFEDNQRDLESATETLSEYLERDITSENLADIKQKVQDKYRYCDSRRKVLLEHVHEGYEKDCWDYTE, from the exons ATGGATTCGGAAGATGACACGAAAGACGATGTGGACTCGGGTAATGAGTCTAGTGGAGACGATGTCGACTTTGCAATGGACGTTGAAACTCATAGTACAAGGGAAAGACAAACTGAGCTTGAGGAGTATCCTTACGAGGTTTTGTCTACAGAGGAGATTGTCCAACATATGGTTGACTGCATTAAAGAAGTGAACACTGTCGTCGAG ATTCCAGCAACAACAACAAGGATCTTACTGAATCATTTCAAATGGGACAAAGAGAAGCTTATGGAACGTTTTTATGATGGAGACCAGGATCAGTTGTTCTCTGAAGCTAGAGTTATCAATCCATTCAGGAAACCTGTCATACAAAGGCCAAAG ctTCCCAGGAGGATATCAACGTCTGGTATGGAAGAATGTGAAATATGTTTCTCAGTTTTACCAACCTCT ATTATGACTGGGTTGGAATGTGGTCACAGATTTTGCACGCAATGCTGGTGTGAATATTTAACTACGAAAATAATGGAAGAAGGCTTA GGTCAAACAATAGCTTGTGCCGCTCACGCCTGCGACATACTTGTTGACGATGCGACCGTGATGCGGCTAGTACGAGACTCTCGTGTTAAACTTAAATATCAACACATTATAACGAATAGTTTTGTGGAG TGCAACCGGCTGCTGCGCTGGTGCCCGTCCCCGGACTGCAGCAACGCGATCAAGGTGGCGTACGTGGAGGCGGCGCCGGTGACGTGCCGCTGCGGACACACGTTCTGCTTCGCCTGCGGAGAGAACTGGCACGATCCGGTCCGGTGCTGTTTACTGAGGAAGTGGATTAAG aaatGCGACGACGATTCGGAGACCTCAAATTGGATAGCGGCTAACACGAAGGAGTGTCCTAAATGCAACGTCACCATCGAGAAGGACGGCGGCTGCAACCACATGGTGTGCAAGAATCAGAATTGCAAGGCCGACTTCTGCTGGGTGTGTCTTGGACCTTGGGAGCCCCACGGCAGCAGCTGGTACAGCTGTAACAG ATACGACGAGGACGAAGCGAAAGCAGCCCGGGACGCACAGGAGCGATCCCGCGCAGCGCTGCAGCGCTATCTGTTCTACTGCAACCGGTACATGAACCACATGCAGTCGCTGCGCTTCGAGTCCAAACTCTACGCCTCGGTTAAAGAGAAGATGGAGGAGATGCAGCAACACAACATGAGCTGGATTGAG GTCCAATTCCTCAAGAAAGCTGTAGATATTCTCTGCCAGTGCCGACAAACGCTGATGTACACGTACGTGTTCGCGTATTACTTGCGCAAGAACAACCAGTCGGTCATATTCGAGGACAACCAACGCGACTTGGAGTCGGCGACCGAAACGCTCTCGGAGTACTTGGAGCGGGACATCACTAGCGAGAACCTTGCCGACATCAAGCAGAAGGTTCAAGATAAATACAG ATACTGTGACAGTCGGCGAAAAGTGTTATTAGAGCACGTGCACGAGGGATACGAGAAGGACTGCTGGGACTACACAGAGTAA
- the LOC101741924 gene encoding E3 ubiquitin-protein ligase ariadne-1 isoform X1 — protein MDSEDDTKDDVDSGNESSGDDVDFAMDVETHSTRERQTELEEYPYEVLSTEEIVQHMVDCIKEVNTVVEIPATTTRILLNHFKWDKEKLMERFYDGDQDQLFSEARVINPFRKPVIQRPKLPRRISTSGMEECEICFSVLPTSIMTGLECGHRFCTQCWCEYLTTKIMEEGLGQTIACAAHACDILVDDATVMRLVRDSRVKLKYQHIITNSFVECNRLLRWCPSPDCSNAIKVAYVEAAPVTCRCGHTFCFACGENWHDPVRCCLLRKWIKKCDDDSETSNWIAANTKECPKCNVTIEKDGGCNHMVCKNQNCKADFCWVCLGPWEPHGSSWYSCNRYDEDEAKAARDAQERSRAALQRYLFYCNRYMNHMQSLRFESKLYASVKEKMEEMQQHNMSWIEVQFLKKAVDILCQCRQTLMYTYVFAYYLRKNNQSVIFEDNQRDLESATETLSEYLERDITSENLADIKQKVQDKYRYCDSRRKVLLEHVHEGYEKDCWDYTEDALAPSPSRPSTA, from the exons ATGGATTCGGAAGATGACACGAAAGACGATGTGGACTCGGGTAATGAGTCTAGTGGAGACGATGTCGACTTTGCAATGGACGTTGAAACTCATAGTACAAGGGAAAGACAAACTGAGCTTGAGGAGTATCCTTACGAGGTTTTGTCTACAGAGGAGATTGTCCAACATATGGTTGACTGCATTAAAGAAGTGAACACTGTCGTCGAG ATTCCAGCAACAACAACAAGGATCTTACTGAATCATTTCAAATGGGACAAAGAGAAGCTTATGGAACGTTTTTATGATGGAGACCAGGATCAGTTGTTCTCTGAAGCTAGAGTTATCAATCCATTCAGGAAACCTGTCATACAAAGGCCAAAG ctTCCCAGGAGGATATCAACGTCTGGTATGGAAGAATGTGAAATATGTTTCTCAGTTTTACCAACCTCT ATTATGACTGGGTTGGAATGTGGTCACAGATTTTGCACGCAATGCTGGTGTGAATATTTAACTACGAAAATAATGGAAGAAGGCTTA GGTCAAACAATAGCTTGTGCCGCTCACGCCTGCGACATACTTGTTGACGATGCGACCGTGATGCGGCTAGTACGAGACTCTCGTGTTAAACTTAAATATCAACACATTATAACGAATAGTTTTGTGGAG TGCAACCGGCTGCTGCGCTGGTGCCCGTCCCCGGACTGCAGCAACGCGATCAAGGTGGCGTACGTGGAGGCGGCGCCGGTGACGTGCCGCTGCGGACACACGTTCTGCTTCGCCTGCGGAGAGAACTGGCACGATCCGGTCCGGTGCTGTTTACTGAGGAAGTGGATTAAG aaatGCGACGACGATTCGGAGACCTCAAATTGGATAGCGGCTAACACGAAGGAGTGTCCTAAATGCAACGTCACCATCGAGAAGGACGGCGGCTGCAACCACATGGTGTGCAAGAATCAGAATTGCAAGGCCGACTTCTGCTGGGTGTGTCTTGGACCTTGGGAGCCCCACGGCAGCAGCTGGTACAGCTGTAACAG ATACGACGAGGACGAAGCGAAAGCAGCCCGGGACGCACAGGAGCGATCCCGCGCAGCGCTGCAGCGCTATCTGTTCTACTGCAACCGGTACATGAACCACATGCAGTCGCTGCGCTTCGAGTCCAAACTCTACGCCTCGGTTAAAGAGAAGATGGAGGAGATGCAGCAACACAACATGAGCTGGATTGAG GTCCAATTCCTCAAGAAAGCTGTAGATATTCTCTGCCAGTGCCGACAAACGCTGATGTACACGTACGTGTTCGCGTATTACTTGCGCAAGAACAACCAGTCGGTCATATTCGAGGACAACCAACGCGACTTGGAGTCGGCGACCGAAACGCTCTCGGAGTACTTGGAGCGGGACATCACTAGCGAGAACCTTGCCGACATCAAGCAGAAGGTTCAAGATAAATACAG ATACTGTGACAGTCGGCGAAAAGTGTTATTAGAGCACGTGCACGAGGGATACGAGAAGGACTGCTGGGACTACACAGA GGACGCTCTGGCGCCTTCGCCTTCAAGACCCAGTACAGCATAA